One Egicoccus halophilus genomic region harbors:
- a CDS encoding DapH/DapD/GlmU-related protein, with product MTTIAAFGIGLATISTAGEGTKVLDTWYPLVKLGDAPTAAAALAAAVGHEGGAGTVVLDDATAEAVTGQQTVSDAVRNAVAAASVTPPVDTRTQRRAVVTFLESLEAPPVDASDVYLRLHLLSHRLVRPHDASLEGAFGLLNNVVWTDLGPCDPDGFTDLRLSLEARGHRVRVSSVDKFPRMTDYVVPSGVRIGDADRVRLGAHLAAGTTVMHEGFVNFNAGTLGASMVEGRISAGVVLGDGSDLGGSASVMGTLSGGGKEVISIGEQCLIGANAGIGISLGDRCVVEAGLYVTAGTKVTLPDGSVVKAKELSGQDGLLFLRDSVTGAVLVRQRAGESADWGGLNAALHAND from the coding sequence ATGACGACGATCGCCGCCTTCGGCATCGGCCTGGCCACCATCTCGACCGCCGGTGAGGGCACCAAGGTGCTCGACACCTGGTACCCGCTGGTCAAGCTCGGCGACGCCCCGACGGCGGCGGCCGCGCTGGCGGCCGCCGTCGGCCACGAGGGCGGTGCCGGCACCGTCGTGCTCGACGACGCCACCGCGGAGGCGGTGACCGGGCAGCAGACCGTCTCCGACGCGGTGCGCAACGCCGTCGCGGCGGCCTCGGTGACCCCGCCGGTCGACACCCGCACGCAGCGACGTGCCGTGGTGACCTTCCTGGAGTCGCTCGAGGCACCCCCGGTGGACGCCTCCGACGTCTACCTGCGGCTGCACCTGCTCTCGCACCGGCTCGTGCGTCCGCACGACGCCTCGCTCGAGGGTGCGTTCGGGCTGCTCAACAACGTGGTGTGGACCGACCTCGGCCCGTGCGACCCGGACGGGTTCACCGATCTGCGGTTGTCGCTCGAGGCCCGCGGCCACCGGGTCCGGGTGAGCAGCGTGGACAAGTTCCCGCGCATGACCGACTACGTCGTGCCCTCCGGGGTGCGGATCGGTGACGCCGACCGGGTCCGGCTCGGCGCCCACCTCGCCGCAGGCACCACCGTGATGCACGAAGGCTTCGTCAACTTCAACGCCGGCACGCTCGGCGCGTCGATGGTCGAGGGGCGCATCTCCGCCGGGGTCGTGCTCGGCGACGGTTCCGACCTCGGCGGCAGCGCCTCGGTGATGGGCACGCTCTCGGGCGGCGGCAAGGAGGTCATCTCGATCGGTGAACAGTGCCTGATCGGCGCGAACGCCGGCATCGGGATCTCGCTCGGTGACCGGTGCGTCGTCGAGGCCGGGCTGTACGTGACCGCCGGCACCAAGGTCACCCTCCCCGACGGGTCGGTGGTCAAGGCCAAGGAGTTGTCCGGTCAGGACGGCCTGCTGTTCCTGCGCGACTCGGTCACCGGCGCCGTGCTGGTCCGGCAGCGCGCGGGCGAGTCGGCCGACTGGGGCGGGCTCAACGCCGCCCTGCACGCCAACGACTGA
- the dapE gene encoding succinyl-diaminopimelate desuccinylase, with amino-acid sequence MSAGTGTDLSASTRDDLVGRLLEHCAQVCTTGDEGPIADTVVARYTELGEEVLRVGHSVVVDGRRGEPARPLVLLVGHLDVVPPTDADLEPRVESRDGAEVVVARGASDMKAGNVLAMAAFEDHDLREASPYDLALVLYAGEEGAADANELREVLAEVPWLRGAALAIVLEPTDGEVQLGCLGGLHAVLTFEGQQAHSARPWHGRNALTMAGEFLAELDRDHVRDVEVDGIAYRDVWSATQAWTPGLEPGPRPASSPVRNVVPGTFMVNVNFRFAPSRGVEQAEAELRERVDGRASVEVVDRSPEAPPRLSDPIVQAFVRRVDAPVAAKQAWTDVARFAEVGVPALNYGPGLTGQAHQRGEYVPVDALVAADVRLRAFLQAPA; translated from the coding sequence ATGAGCGCCGGCACCGGCACCGACCTGTCCGCCTCCACCCGCGACGACCTCGTCGGCCGCCTGCTCGAGCACTGTGCGCAGGTGTGCACGACCGGCGACGAGGGACCGATCGCCGACACGGTGGTGGCCCGCTACACCGAGCTCGGGGAGGAGGTCCTGCGCGTCGGGCACTCGGTGGTCGTCGACGGCCGCCGGGGCGAGCCGGCACGACCGTTGGTGCTGCTCGTCGGCCACCTCGACGTGGTCCCGCCCACCGACGCCGACCTCGAACCCCGCGTCGAGTCCCGCGACGGGGCCGAGGTGGTCGTGGCGCGCGGCGCGTCGGACATGAAGGCCGGCAACGTGCTCGCGATGGCGGCCTTCGAGGACCACGACCTGCGCGAGGCGTCGCCCTACGACCTGGCGCTGGTGCTCTACGCCGGTGAGGAGGGTGCGGCCGACGCCAACGAGTTGCGCGAGGTGCTCGCCGAGGTGCCCTGGCTGCGCGGGGCGGCGTTGGCGATCGTGCTCGAGCCGACCGACGGCGAGGTACAGCTCGGCTGCCTCGGCGGCCTGCACGCGGTGCTGACCTTCGAGGGGCAGCAGGCCCACTCCGCCCGCCCCTGGCACGGCCGCAACGCGCTCACCATGGCCGGGGAGTTCCTGGCCGAGCTCGACCGTGACCACGTGCGCGACGTGGAGGTCGACGGCATCGCCTACCGCGACGTCTGGTCGGCGACCCAGGCCTGGACCCCTGGGCTCGAGCCCGGTCCGCGTCCGGCGTCGTCCCCGGTCCGCAACGTGGTCCCGGGCACATTCATGGTGAACGTCAATTTCCGCTTCGCCCCGTCGCGCGGGGTCGAGCAGGCCGAGGCGGAGCTGCGGGAGCGGGTCGACGGACGCGCGTCGGTGGAGGTCGTCGACCGCTCCCCCGAGGCGCCGCCGCGGCTCTCGGACCCGATCGTCCAGGCCTTCGTCCGCCGTGTCGACGCGCCGGTGGCGGCCAAGCAGGCCTGGACCGACGTGGCCCGCTTCGCCGAGGTCGGGGTCCCGGCACTCAACTACGGGCCCGGACTGACCGGGCAGGCCCACCAGCGCGGCGAGTACGTGCCCGTCGACGCGCTGGTGGCGGCCGACGTGCGCCTGCGGGCGTTCCTGCAGGCCCCGGCATGA
- a CDS encoding 2-phosphosulfolactate phosphatase, with translation MTRARFVDLDAAAPDDAVVVIDVLRAFTTVPWALHRGVTRVLAVDTPQRARALRNRPELGEVVLAGEEGGRPLDGFDLGNSPSEVSRTDLTGRTLVHRTSAGTQGLWRCQDSPLLFAASFVTAGATARRLRAAGVGQVTYVVTGASLGRDGDEDLAAAELIAARVAGDDPDPRPFLARVPTSDAGRRFVDPQGPDWLPAVDVELACELDRFDLALLARPAADLAAIEVGAG, from the coding sequence ATGACGCGGGCCCGCTTCGTCGACCTCGACGCCGCGGCCCCCGACGACGCCGTGGTCGTGATCGACGTGCTACGCGCCTTCACGACGGTGCCCTGGGCACTGCACCGCGGCGTGACCCGGGTGTTGGCGGTCGACACGCCGCAGCGGGCACGGGCGTTGCGGAACCGTCCCGAGCTCGGCGAGGTGGTCCTCGCCGGCGAGGAGGGCGGCCGGCCGTTGGACGGCTTCGACCTGGGCAACTCGCCCAGCGAGGTGTCCCGGACGGACCTGACCGGCCGCACCCTGGTGCACCGCACGTCCGCCGGGACCCAGGGACTGTGGCGCTGTCAGGACAGCCCGCTGCTGTTCGCCGCGTCGTTCGTCACGGCCGGGGCGACCGCCCGACGGTTGCGTGCCGCTGGCGTCGGACAGGTCACCTACGTCGTGACCGGCGCGTCGCTGGGACGCGACGGTGACGAGGACCTCGCCGCGGCCGAACTGATCGCCGCGCGGGTCGCCGGCGACGACCCCGATCCGCGCCCCTTCCTCGCCCGGGTGCCCACCAGCGACGCCGGTCGCCGCTTCGTCGACCCGCAGGGCCCCGACTGGCTGCCCGCCGTCGACGTCGAGCTGGCCTGCGAGCTCGACCGCTTCGACCTGGCCCTGCTCGCCCGTCCGGCCGCCGATCTGGCGGCGATCGAGGTGGGCGCCGGCTAG
- a CDS encoding ATP-dependent DNA ligase, which produces MLFSELVAVSAEVGATRSRKAKTALLTAALRRLAGDELAAGVAFLSGEPRQDRLDLGPSAVGGVEVAAADTATLTVREVDDVLQRIADVAAGTGSRARRLALLRDLLGRATADEQDYLRRLVLRELRQGALAGVLTPAIATTADVPEAAVRRAAMLTGDLRRTAVAALTGGADALARFGLEIGTPLQPMLARTATSVAEAVGELGEVVVDAKLDGARVQVHRDGDRVRVFTRNRLEVTSRVPEVVAVARSLPLQAVVLDGETLALDGQGRPRAFQDTMQRFGREHDLEAASADVPLQVRFFDVLHLDGRDVLDLPLRDRLEVLARAVPAALRIDQLVTSDAADAQAFLRATLEAGHEGVMVKDLDAPYEAGRRGAAWRKVKPVHTLELVVLAAEWGSGRRRGWLSNLHLGAYDPDTDGFVMLGKTFKGLTDELLGWQTEQLLARQTTRDGPVVHVRPELVVEIALDGLVRSPRYPAGLAMRFARVRGYRPDKAPRQADTIATVRALHAGELPPPI; this is translated from the coding sequence GTGCTGTTCTCGGAGCTGGTGGCCGTGTCGGCCGAGGTCGGCGCGACCCGCAGCCGCAAGGCGAAGACGGCCCTGCTGACGGCGGCGCTGCGGCGTCTGGCGGGCGACGAACTGGCCGCCGGGGTCGCGTTCCTGTCGGGCGAACCGCGTCAGGACCGGCTCGATCTCGGTCCTTCCGCCGTGGGTGGTGTCGAGGTCGCCGCGGCGGACACGGCCACCCTGACGGTCCGTGAGGTCGACGACGTCCTGCAACGGATCGCCGACGTGGCGGCCGGCACCGGTTCGCGGGCACGCCGGCTCGCGCTGCTGCGCGACCTGCTCGGCCGCGCCACCGCCGACGAGCAGGACTACCTGCGGCGGCTGGTGCTGCGTGAGCTGCGCCAGGGCGCGCTGGCGGGCGTGCTCACCCCGGCGATCGCGACCACGGCCGACGTGCCCGAGGCGGCCGTGCGACGCGCGGCGATGCTGACCGGTGACCTGCGCCGGACGGCGGTGGCGGCCCTGACCGGCGGTGCCGACGCCCTGGCCCGGTTCGGGCTCGAGATCGGCACGCCGCTGCAGCCGATGCTGGCGCGGACGGCGACGTCGGTCGCCGAGGCCGTGGGCGAGCTCGGCGAGGTCGTCGTCGACGCGAAGCTCGACGGCGCCCGCGTGCAGGTCCACCGCGACGGGGACCGGGTGCGGGTGTTCACCCGCAACCGGCTCGAGGTGACCTCCCGGGTGCCGGAGGTGGTGGCCGTGGCCCGGTCCCTCCCGCTGCAGGCGGTGGTGCTCGACGGGGAGACGCTCGCCCTCGACGGGCAGGGCCGGCCGCGCGCCTTCCAGGACACGATGCAGCGCTTCGGACGCGAACACGACCTCGAGGCGGCATCGGCGGACGTGCCGTTGCAGGTGCGCTTCTTCGACGTGCTGCACCTCGACGGCCGCGACGTGCTCGACCTGCCGCTGCGCGACCGGCTGGAGGTGCTGGCGCGGGCGGTGCCCGCGGCCCTGCGCATCGACCAGCTCGTCACCTCGGACGCCGCGGACGCCCAGGCGTTCCTGCGCGCGACACTCGAGGCGGGGCACGAGGGCGTGATGGTCAAGGACCTCGACGCGCCCTACGAGGCCGGCCGACGTGGTGCCGCCTGGCGCAAGGTCAAGCCGGTGCACACCCTCGAGCTGGTGGTGCTCGCCGCCGAGTGGGGCTCGGGTCGTCGACGCGGTTGGCTGTCCAACCTCCACCTCGGGGCCTACGACCCGGACACCGACGGCTTCGTCATGCTCGGCAAGACGTTCAAGGGGCTCACCGACGAGCTGCTGGGCTGGCAGACCGAGCAGCTGCTGGCGCGACAGACCACGCGGGACGGACCGGTCGTGCACGTGCGCCCGGAACTGGTGGTGGAGATCGCCCTCGACGGGCTGGTGCGCTCGCCGAGGTACCCCGCCGGGCTGGCGATGCGCTTCGCCCGCGTTCGGGGGTACCGACCCGACAAGGCGCCGCGGCAGGCCGACACCATCGCCACGGTGCGGGCGCTGCACGCCGGGGAACTGCCGCCGCCGATCTGA
- a CDS encoding ABC transporter substrate-binding protein — translation MRTSAAGLAVLALTVGACGGDTTDETATTETTQTTGDSAPDDAATDDATTDDAASDDATGDTADDAVAGADPSTCGPQDPDLQQPGRLTVATGEPVFPPWMLDDDPSSGEGFESAVVYALAEELGFADDEVDWVRTGFDEAIAPGEKAYDFNIQQYSITEEREQVVDFSVPYYEVEKSLVTLADSDAATARSLDDLDDVRFGAVVGTTDLAYIEDVVGAQDVAVYDDQAGVFQALQGGQIDATVFGLPGALFVTAVQVEGSVIAGILPGEPMDDGLGLLFADGNPLVGCVDEALESLRDDGTLDELADEWLAGGGDIPTLTE, via the coding sequence ATGCGCACGAGCGCTGCCGGACTGGCGGTCCTCGCACTGACGGTCGGTGCGTGCGGTGGGGACACGACCGACGAGACGGCGACCACCGAGACCACGCAGACCACCGGGGACTCGGCGCCGGACGACGCCGCGACCGACGACGCCACGACCGACGACGCCGCGAGCGACGACGCCACCGGCGACACGGCCGACGACGCGGTCGCCGGTGCCGACCCGTCCACCTGCGGCCCACAGGACCCCGACCTGCAGCAGCCGGGCCGGTTGACCGTCGCGACCGGCGAGCCGGTGTTCCCGCCCTGGATGCTCGACGACGACCCGTCCAGCGGCGAGGGCTTCGAGAGCGCGGTCGTGTACGCGCTGGCCGAGGAACTCGGGTTCGCCGACGACGAGGTCGACTGGGTCCGCACCGGGTTCGACGAGGCGATCGCGCCGGGCGAGAAGGCCTACGACTTCAACATCCAGCAGTACTCGATCACCGAGGAACGCGAGCAGGTCGTCGACTTCTCCGTCCCCTACTACGAGGTCGAGAAGTCGCTGGTCACGCTCGCCGACAGCGACGCGGCGACCGCCCGCTCGCTCGACGACCTCGACGACGTCCGCTTCGGTGCCGTCGTCGGCACGACCGACCTCGCCTACATCGAGGACGTCGTCGGCGCGCAGGACGTGGCCGTCTACGACGACCAGGCCGGCGTGTTCCAGGCCCTGCAGGGTGGCCAGATCGACGCGACCGTGTTCGGTCTGCCGGGTGCCCTGTTCGTCACCGCCGTCCAGGTCGAGGGGTCCGTCATCGCCGGCATCCTGCCGGGCGAGCCGATGGACGACGGCCTCGGGCTGCTGTTCGCCGACGGCAACCCGCTGGTCGGGTGCGTCGACGAGGCCCTCGAGTCGCTGCGCGACGACGGCACGCTCGACGAGCTCGCCGACGAGTGGCTGGCCGGCGGTGGTGACATCCCGACGCTGACCGAGTGA
- a CDS encoding amino acid ABC transporter permease yields MTRESVRPLLVGGVSTTAVLALLGWWVTTSPQWPRIQAQFFDPDAMRAAFPRVLDGFWLNLRIFAVAQVAILVLALLVAVVRSLTGPVAAPLRLGAVVFVDLLRGVPSLLLILLFGFGIPALQLPGLSRSSLFWGTVALVLSYSAYTAEVYRSGMDAVHGGQRAAAKALGLSQWQTLRFAIVPQAIRNVTPALLNGAVSLQKDVVLLSVIGVREAVREAQIYTSSTFNYSSYLVAAGLFLLASVPLARFTDYYARRDMQRRLQRTF; encoded by the coding sequence GTGACCCGTGAGAGCGTCCGCCCGCTGCTCGTCGGCGGCGTGAGCACGACCGCGGTCCTGGCGCTGCTCGGCTGGTGGGTGACCACCTCGCCGCAGTGGCCCCGCATCCAGGCCCAGTTCTTCGACCCGGACGCCATGCGGGCGGCGTTCCCCCGCGTGCTCGACGGCTTCTGGCTCAACCTGCGCATCTTCGCGGTCGCGCAGGTCGCCATCCTCGTGCTCGCGTTGCTGGTGGCCGTGGTGCGGTCGCTCACGGGGCCGGTCGCCGCGCCGCTGCGGCTGGGCGCGGTCGTGTTCGTCGACCTGCTGCGCGGCGTGCCCTCGCTGCTGCTCATCCTGCTGTTCGGCTTCGGCATCCCGGCGCTGCAACTGCCGGGGCTCAGCCGCAGCAGCTTGTTCTGGGGCACCGTGGCGCTGGTGCTGAGCTACTCGGCCTACACCGCCGAGGTCTACCGCTCCGGCATGGACGCCGTGCACGGCGGACAACGGGCCGCCGCCAAGGCACTGGGGCTCTCGCAGTGGCAGACGCTGCGGTTCGCGATCGTCCCGCAGGCGATCCGCAACGTCACCCCGGCGCTGCTCAACGGCGCCGTCTCGCTGCAGAAGGACGTCGTGCTGCTGAGCGTCATCGGTGTGCGCGAGGCCGTCCGCGAGGCCCAGATCTACACGTCGAGCACGTTCAACTACTCGAGCTACCTGGTCGCCGCGGGACTGTTCCTGCTCGCCAGCGTGCCGCTCGCACGGTTCACCGACTACTACGCCCGGCGTGACATGCAGCGCCGGCTGCAACGGACGTTCTGA
- a CDS encoding amino acid ABC transporter ATP-binding protein: MRPRVEVQRLTKYYGDRLVLDQVDLAVAQHEVVCLIGASGSGKSTLLRCVARLVDHDHGSVLLDGVPLETGELSERELRKRVGIVFQSYNLFPHLTVLDNVTLAPRKVHRVGRRQAEARAHELLELFGMGGFADSYPDRLSGGQQQRVAIVRAMATDPDVLLLDEVTAALDPELIGGVLAVIRDLKDRGMTMLIVTHEMGFARDVADRVAFLDEGRICELSPPEQLFTAPEHPRTRQFLQRIIESGRL, encoded by the coding sequence ATGCGCCCCCGCGTCGAGGTGCAGCGTCTGACCAAGTACTACGGCGACCGCCTGGTGCTCGACCAGGTCGACCTGGCCGTGGCCCAGCACGAGGTGGTGTGCCTGATCGGCGCCTCCGGTTCGGGCAAGTCGACCCTGCTGCGCTGCGTCGCACGGCTGGTCGACCACGACCACGGCTCGGTGTTGCTCGACGGCGTGCCGCTCGAGACCGGGGAGCTGTCCGAGCGCGAGCTGCGCAAGCGGGTGGGCATCGTCTTCCAGTCCTACAACCTGTTCCCCCACCTGACCGTGCTCGACAACGTGACCCTGGCCCCCCGCAAGGTGCACCGGGTGGGGCGCCGGCAGGCCGAGGCCCGCGCGCACGAACTGCTCGAGCTGTTCGGCATGGGCGGGTTCGCCGACAGCTATCCGGACCGGCTCTCGGGCGGACAGCAGCAGCGGGTCGCGATCGTGCGGGCCATGGCGACCGACCCGGACGTGCTGCTGCTCGACGAGGTCACCGCCGCGCTCGACCCGGAGCTGATCGGTGGCGTGCTGGCCGTCATCCGCGACCTCAAGGACCGCGGCATGACCATGCTGATCGTCACCCACGAGATGGGCTTCGCCCGCGACGTCGCCGACCGGGTCGCGTTCCTCGACGAGGGGCGCATCTGCGAGCTCTCCCCACCCGAGCAGCTGTTCACCGCCCCCGAGCACCCCCGGACGCGGCAGTTCCTGCAGCGCATCATCGAGTCCGGCCGGTTGTGA